In Mycobacterium sp. ITM-2016-00317, the genomic window GAGTTCTGCGTTTCGCTTGACTCCCAGGAGTAGGCGACCTGGTCCAGGGTTTGGTCATCCCGGTCAAGCACGAGCTGGAATCGCTGTCGATGACCGGTAGCTACGTGTCGAAGAAGTTGCTCGGTGAGTTCGGCTGTGGTGCAACCGTTCCCGATGACTTCGGAGCCGGATTCATGACGCAACCGGGATACGCATGGGGCGGTTTTCATCCCGACTACGGGATGGTCGCCAGCACCCTGCCGATCTCGCCGACCAGGTCCAAGATGATCTTGTTGGTGGTTTGTGCACGAGGACGCCGAGGAAGGCGTCGACTACGACGTCGATGAGCTCGTCAAGCTCTGGGACATCACCAACATTCAGGACCTGCACATCCAGGAGCGCCAGCAACGCGGACTGTCCTCGCAGCGCTATCTTCCCGGACCCAATTCGCCGTCGCAGGAGCCCGGTATCCGGGCCGCGCTGCGCAAGTACCTGGAAATGATGGGAGAACCGAACTGACCACGCAGAGCGCACGTCCGGGACGCCTCACCGGGAAGGCCGCTGTCGTCACCGGCGCCACCAGCGGTCTCGGGCTGGCCGTCGCACAGGCGATGGCGGCCGAAGGAGCCTCGGTGGTCGCCGTCGGGCGCAACGCCGACCGCGGGTACGAGGTCGTGGAGTCGATGGCGATGGCCGGCCACAATGCGCTCTTCGTCCGCGCTGATGTGGCTGTCGAGGCGGATATCGCTCGGGCGATCCGGGTGTGCCGGTCCGAATTCGGCTCGCTGGACATCATGCACAACAATGCCGCGTTTTTCGTGACAGCCGAACTGCATCAGACGACGGCCGAGGATTGGGACCGCTCGTTGCGGACCAACTTGAGTTCGGTGTTCTGGGGAAGCAAGCACGCGGTGTCGGCAATGCGCGAGCAGGGCCGTGGTGGATCGATCATCAACACCGCGTCGGTGGCCGCGTTCACCGCGACCGCCGACACCGCAGCGTACGTTGCGACCAAGTCCGGAGTCATGGGGCTCACCCGGGCGATCGCCCTCGCCTACGCCGCCGACGGAATCCGGTGCAATGCGCTGTGTCCCGGCGACTTCGAGTCACCGATGTTCGATGCCTTCCTGGCAAGCGCGAGCGATCCCGCTGTCGCTCGGAAAGAGTTCGAGGCGCTGTACCCGACGAAGCGCATCCTCAAGCCCGGCGATGTGGCCAACGCCGCGGTCTTCCTTGCCTCCGACGAATCGACCGGCGTGAACGGGACTTCGCTGGTGGTCGACGACGGACTGCTGGCGAAAACCTACTGATCCCGATCACATGGTCTGCAGCTCTACTCCTTGCTGTAATCGGCCGAGTTCCACACCGCGGGACGCATCGTGATCAACACGGCCTTGTCGGTGTAGTTGGCGTCCAGGTACTCCGGCATCTCCTCATCGGAGACGTAGCGGCGGACGATGGGCAGCACTCCCTCGCGAGGAATGTCCTCCCGGATCGACGCGGGACCGCCGACGGAGACGTAGCGGTACGGTGTGGTCTCCTCCTGCACCGCGAGGGAGAAGCGACCGGCGGTGCGGATGAGCCGCTCCTTCATCGATCCCAGCTCGGTCCAGATCTCGATATCGCCTGCCTCGTCGACGCGGTACCAGATGGGCACGGTCAGCGGCGGCTTGTCCTCCCTCTCGACGGCGATTATCGCGACATGATTACCGGCCAGGAACTCTGTCCGTTCGGCTGCTGTCATCTTGAGATTCGTCATGGTCACTCCTGTTCGTTGGGGTAGCGGCGGGGCTAGAACTTGACGATGCCCGGTACGTCGGCGAGCACACACCCGGGTGTCGAGTCGGCCACCCGCAGCAGGAAGTTGAGCTTCTCGATGCGCTCGCCCGAGCGCGGTGCGCCGTTCTTCTGAAACGGCACAGACAGACCCACCGACAGGTCCATCACCACATCGTCGATGACACCACCGGAGCGTCCGGACGGAATGGTGAAGAGATCGTGGTCGACCGCGTAGCGATAGCAGTCGAGCGCTTCGGTGATCGTGCCGACCTGGTTGGGCTTCAGGATGAAACCGCCTACCGCGGAGGATTCCACCGCGCGCTGCAGTCGATCCCGGTTGGTGACGACCAGGTCGTCCCCCAGGATGATCGACTTCTCGATTCGCGCGACGGCGTTCGGGTATCCGTCCCAGTCGTCCTCGTCGAGCAGATCCTCGATGAAGACGAACGGAAACTCGTCGCTGAGCAGGCGGGCGTAGTCGATCAGATCGTCGGAGGTGACGCGTTCGCCGTTGAGTTCGTAGGTGCCGGTGGCAGCGTCGAACATCTCGCTGGATGCACAGTCCAGCGCGAAAGCCATCGTGTCAGCCACGCCGGCGCGCTCCACCGCGGTCGTCAACAGCTTCAACACTTCCCGCGGGTCCGAGGACGGGCTGGCGAAACCGTAGGAAGACGCCACCTGTGGTTTGCGTCCCAGATACTCGGTGAGTACCTCTTCGAGCGCACCGAACAGTCTCACGCTCTTCTCGACGGCATCCTGAATCGAGGAAGCCTTGTAGGGCATGACGATGAACTCGTTGAACGGTTGTACGACACTGCCATACCGTCCGCCGTTGATCATGTTGAAGCTCGGTACGGGGACCTGGCTGACGGGCCCGGGGCCGAAGTGCTCGGCGATCCACGAGTAGGTGGGCACACCGGCAGCGGCGGCCGTCGCCCGCAGCAGGGCGATGGAGGTCGAGTAGATCGCGTTACCACCGAGGCGGCTCTTGTTGGGCGTGCCGTCGAGGTCGATCATGAGCCGGTCGTTGGCTTCGAGGTCCAGTTGCGTGCCGACCAGGGCCGGAGCGATCTCATTGTTGACCGCGTGAACTGCCCGGTGAACGCTCAGACCGTTGTACTCGGCGGGGTCGCCGTCGCGCAGGATGAATGCCTCATGAGCGCCGACGGAACTACCCGTCGGCGCGGCGCCCCGGCCGACGTACCCGTCGGCCGTCGTGATCTCGACTTCGACCAATGGTCTTGTTTTGCAGTCGAGTAGCTGGCGTGCGGTCACTGATGTGATCTTCATGTCGTCTTTCGATTCGGTGGTGTCAAGCCGGTCGCGCGGGGATGTAGAGAATGTTCAGGTCGCACAGGTTCGTCCCGGTGTTGCCGGTGTAGACGGCATCCCCGATGGCCGACAGTGCTTCGTGGGTGGCGTGGGTACGCAGTGCCTCGTGCAGGTTCACGCCGCACTGGTCGGCTCGGGCCAGGCTGGTCGAATCGCACAATCCGCCGGCGGCTGTGGTGGTCCCGTCGGTGCCCTCTGAGTCGAGAGAGATCATCGCTGCGCCATGAGTTTTTGCCGCAGTCAGCGCGAATGCAGTGACCAGTTCATGACCCGGCCCGCCATGGCCACCGATGATGCTGCTGTCCGGGATGTGAGTGGTGGTCTCACCGGCAGCGACCAGCACGCACGGCGGTGCGATGGGGTTTCCGCTGGCTTGGGCTTCGCGTGCGATGGAAGCGAAGAACATCCCGGCGTCGCTGCTCTCACCTTCCAGGAAGGAGCTCACGATCATTGCCGGCAGGCCCATCTGTTCGGCGGCTTCCTTGGCATAGAGGCAGGAGTCGGGAAGGGTATTGAGTAGGAAATAGGTGTTGTCCGGGAAAGCCTTCGGTGTCTCGCCCTCCTCGCCCACCGACTCGAGATAATCGACGATCGACCGGGGAAGTCGGTCGGCGAGGTCGTAGTTTGCGATGACGGCCCGCGCGTCGGCGAGGGTGGTCTTGTCCGGGCCGATCGGTGTGGACGCATAGTCGGCGTACGGACGGGTGATGTCCCCGGACGGCGGATTGCCCACCGCGTCGGAGATGCCGAAGCCGATCAGTTCGGCACCGGACCTGCCGATGCGCTGTGCGAGGCGGCCACCGTTGGTTTGAGAGATGTGCCTGCGGATGGCGTTGATCTCGTAGATTCCTGCGCCGCTCTTGAGGAGAACGTCGGTGGCGTCCATCTCGTCTTGAAGCGTGATTCCCTCGATGGGACAGCTCATCAGCGCTGACGAGCCGCCGGAGATGACGGCGATGAACAGGTCCTCGGGACCCGCTTGGTCAGCGAGTGACAGGATTTCCAACGCGGCCCGATGGCCGGCCTCGTCCGGAATCGGATGCCCTCCGACGTGGACCTCGGTGCGATGGAACCGGTCGGTCTCCTCTGCGATCTTGACGATCGCGATGCCGCGGGTGATGCGGTCGCCGAGGATCTCGTCGATGGCCATCGCCATGTGGTTGCACGCCTTGCCGGCGCCGACCAGATAGACGTTGCGTTTGGTCGACAGGTCCCACGTGCGGGTGCCGATGGTGAGGATGTCGCCATCGAGGCGGGTGATCGCCTTGATCCGGTGGTAGGCGTCCAACCGGGTCAGCACCCGATCGGCGATGGCAAGCACGACTGACCGAGATTCGCTGTCTCCCAGTCGAACGAGGTCGTCGTAGTTCTTGATCTTGTTCACTTCTGGTCTCCGAGGGATGAGTCGTGGCTATTCCGCGTACGGTGTGTCCCACAACGCAAGATGGGTGCCGAGCCCCTTGTCCTGGGCTGTGCGGTAGATCTCGTAGCCCCACGCGAGGTCGAATACGGACATCCCGCAGGCGACGAAGACGGTGCGTCGGTGACCGTCGTCATCGCGCTCGGCGGCTGTCTGCAATAAGGATCCGAGGTCGGTGAAGTCCTTGAGCGCCGGCAACTTTCCGTCATCGATGAGGCGATAGAGCGGGCCGCCGATGACGCCGTCATACGCGGCCTGCTTGTCGAGGGAGGCAACGGCCTCGTCCACGTAGGCCTCGTGCAAGGCCACGTGATCGAGCACCACACGGTTCTCCAGCCAGAATGCGTCATCTGCAGAGATCGGGCCGGAGATCAGGACTGTTGCGTCAGGGTGGAGCCAGTCATTCTGCACAACAAGAGGTTTCACGCGCGAAGCGGCGACAGTGACGACTTCGGCCCCGGCCAGGGCCCTCTGCAGGTCGTTCTCGACGACTGCGTCGACGCCCAGCGTCTGGCGGGCCCAGTCGGCCAGTTTCTCGGCAGCCGCCTCGAAGATGTCGTAGAGGTACACCCGCTTGAGGTTCGGTAGCTGACTGGCGATCGCCTTGAGGCAGGCCTTGTTGATCGGGCCGCAGCCGAGCACGGCCACCGAACCCGCAGTGGGGCTCGCCAGATGCCGTGCTGCAACTGCTGGGACGGCCCCGGTTCGAGCGGAACTCAGCAGGTTCGCCGACATCAGGCACAGCGGCTCGCCGGTCTCCTTGTCATTGAGCATCAGCGTCAGGACGGATCGCGGCAGTCCTTTGGCGGTGTTGGCGTGGTTGGAGCCGTACCACTTGTTGCCACAGATATCGAACCGTCCGCCCAGGTAACCGGGCATGGCGACGAAGCGGCGGTCCGGTCCTGCGAGGGGCATGTTCGGGAAGGGGCTGGACTTCGGGAAGGCGACGCCGAGGCCGTGGCTGTTGTGACTGGGTCCGCCCATCAGGTAGTCGCCTTGTGCGAGCAGTCCGAACACCTCTTCGCACACGTCGACGCAGCGTGTGGCGTCGAGTACCCCGGCATCGATGCAGTCCGGTTCGGACAGGAAGAGGAACTCTGTGCGTGAACTCACGGGGGACTCCTGCGAAAGGGCACGTGGCCGGAAAGGGTTGGTGGGTCGAGAATTTCGTGGCGGAGGAAGAGCCTCGGACTCGACACTGCTTACCTTGGCACCCGATGACCGATCGGTCTAGCGATAGATTCCGGCCTATAATCATCGAGAAAAGCGAACGATTGGAGCTGCAGTGCTGAATGTGCACCGAATGCGCCTTCTGGTTGAACTCAGCCGGCGTGGCACCTTGGCGCGGGTGGCGCAGGCGTTGTCATTCAGTACCTCGACGGTCAGTCAACAATTGAGCCAACTGGAGAAGGAGGCGGGCGTACGGCTCATCGAGCCTGTGGGCCGAGGAGTGCGGTTGACGTCTGCCGGCGAAATCCTGGTCGAGCACGCCGAAGTGATCCTCCGCCAGATCGACCGGGCCGAGGCGGCGTTGGCGGCCGCCCGATCGGAGATCGTCGGCGTCGCCAAAGTGGCCACCTTCCAGACAGCCGCGATCTCGCTGCTTCCCGACGTGTTGCACGTCATGAGTGAGCGTCATCCCGGGCTCACGATCTATCTTTCCGAGATCCAGCCTGATTCCGGCACTGCGGCACTGCTGGCCCGTGAGTTCGACCTGGTGCTCGGCGAGCAGTACCCAGGCCACGTGTCGCCGGCACCCGCCGGTATCGACCGGCGCCCGCTGCTCAGCGATGCTTTGCGTCTCTACGTCAGCCCGCGGCTGCGAGGAGATGCGAAGCGGTTGGAGTTGGCGCAGTTCGCGGATCTACCTTGGGTGTTGGAGCCGAAGGGGAAGCCGGCACGCATATGGGCAGAATCCGCCTGCAAAGCAGCAGGATTCGAGCCGAATGTGCGTTTCGAGTCGGCTGACCTGCTGGTACACGCGAGATTGGCGGAGACCGGCCATGCGGTTGCCGTTCTGCCGGATCTCGTCTGGGAGACACGTCGGCCGGGCGCGGAACTCATCGATCTGCCGAGCCTGCCAGAGCGTCAGGTGTACACCGCGGTGCGTACGGGTGCGGAGACTCGCCCGGTGCTGGTGGAGCTGCGGAGCGTGCTGGCGGCGGTCGGCACTCGGCAGATGGCGTCGCACACATCGACGGATGCGGATCGTGCAGCACCGCATCGTGCAAAACCACAATGAAATGTCGCGATACCGGCCCCGAACTGGCCTGCCGGTGAACGGGCGATGGAGTCTGGCCCGTGGTTTTGGAGCCCGCACCCGGACGGTCGGGCACTTTACGTTCTGTCCGCTAGGGCGTGGGATGTACGTGACACTTCGCCGATATGGCGTGTGTCTCAGCGCGCTGCACTCTTGTTCGGCACGGAGCGGAGTGCGTGAATCGGCTTGCCGACCAGCAGGGGATCGTGCACGAAGACTGACTCCGGTACAGATCCGACTCGCGGAGGAGCGATATGTCGGGTAGCAGGTGGGCCAATCTAGCCGTCGCCTATTTAGCGCTGGTCGGTGCGTTTCTTCCGTACATCGGGTGGAGTCCCGGTCTGTCCGATATCAGCGAGGAGCTGGGTCTCAGCTATTCGGAGGCGGGCAGTATTTCCTCGGTGACAGGTCTTGTCGCCGGTGTGACGATCCTGGTCGGCGGCGTGCTGGCTTCCAGGTGGGGTGCCAAGCAGATCATTCTGGCCGGTTTGGCGGCCGGCGTGGTAGGGCAGCTGGTCTTCGCGATGGCCGACGGGCTGGAGTTCGTGATGGCCGGCCGGGTTCTCGCAGGGCTCTCGGTCGGCTTCCTGTGGGTGGCCACCTACACGATGGCCGTCGACTGGTTCCGGGACAGTGGGCAAACCGGGCGCGCGGTGGGCATCATGATGTCCGGCGACGGTGTGGGCGCCTTGTTGAGTCTGTTCGCGTTCTCTGCGGTGCTCGCGGCTTTCGGCTGGCGACTCGGGTTGGGCGTGCAGGCCGTGTTCATGCTCGTGGTGCTGGTCCTCGTTGCTGTGGTGTCGAAGAACGCACCTACTACCGGCGCGGACCTGGTTCGGGTCGGCGACCTGCCCGAGAGTCAGCACCCGGCGCGGCCGGTGGAGCAGTCTGTGCGGGCCATCGCGAACCGTAACGTGCTCTCCGCCTTGATCTTCTGGGTCGGCGGTGTCGGCCTGTTCTCCGTCATCGCCAGCTGGATGCCCGCCATCCTCATCGAGGATGCCGGGATGTCTGAATCGCTCGCCGGTTTCCTGACCTCGCTGTTCTCGATCGTCGGCATGGCCGCGGCCTTCGGGGCGCCGTTGCTCGCTGAGAAGCTGGGCAGCAAGAAGCCGGTGATTGTCGTGGCGGGTGTGCTGACAGCCGCTGCGTTGGCGACCATGACGCTGTTCGTTTCCACCGGCAACTACGTCTTGGTGGCCATCTGTATGCCCCTGATCGGCTTGGGCGTTTACGCTGGTGAACCCTTGACTCTCGCCGCGGCGGTCGAGTCGGTCAGCGCCAAACACGCCGGCATCGTGAACGGCGTCATCATCGGTATCCCGTGGATCGTCAGTGGGTTTGCCTTTCCGTACATCCTCGGAACCGTCAAGGATGCGACGGGCAGCTTCGTGCAGGGATTCGTGGCGCTCACCGTCACCACCGTGGTGCTGTGTGCACTTTCCCCGTTGTTCATCAAGAAATCCTGAACGGCCGCTGTGGAGCACATGGAGGTATCGAATCGACAGCCGTGACCGAAGCTGCTGCCCGGAGGTATTTCTCAAGTCCGCGGTGCGGCAGTGCCGGTACTGCGGCGGCCTCATGGCGCTCACGTAGAAACGTGTGGCGGCGTCACATCGACGAATGATGCTGGTGGCTGCTCATCCCAACCTCGCAGCAGGATCAGCGCGGCCAGCCGCTGCGAGTGTGTCTGCAGGCTGGTGCCGACGAGCTGGTCGATCTTCTTCAGGCGGTGCCGAACCGTGTTGGGATGCGTATGAAGTATGGCGGCAGCCTCTTTGATATCACCGCCGCACTCAAGCCACGCGCGTAACGTCGGCGCCAGAGATGTTCTGCCGCGGTGCTCTTCGCGGATGAGCTGTCGAAGCTGTTCGTGCTCGAGAGATGCCACTGCCGCGGCGGCACGCCGCAGGACGACCGTGTCCCACACTTCGTCGTACGTTCCGACAGGACGACCGAGGGCACGGACCGCGTTCAGTGTCTCGGCGGCCTCCAATCGGGCTGCAGGAAGTGACTTGTCATCGGATATGGCTCTGCTGGCCGCCATCTTGCCAGGCGCGGAGGCGAACGCGAGGTCGCGAAGCCACTCCCACCCTCCGGCTCCTGTTCGTTCCGGGACTATCGCGAAGGTGAACCCGTCGACATCGGCAAGTATCGGATCCGGCCAGGACTTTTTGCGGAAGAAACTCTGCCAAAGTGCGACGTCGTCAGCCGGGCTTGCGTCCGATAGCCGCTGTAGTGCAACAACTCGTTTGGAGTGGCACGGTGGCTCCCACCGGGCGGAAGTCTCACCGACGCTGCCGCGAAGCGCCGCACGGACGGTCGCGAGGGTATGGCGTCCGGCCGTATCCCGGCTGGCGCTGAGTTGAACCAAACTCACCGCGGCGCTGGATCCGGTTGTCATCAAATACATTTCCAACTGCGCGTCGAGCGTGCCATTCCAAATCGCCCAGATGGACCCCACTGCTTGGCCGCCCACACGTAGGGGAACGACGAGGCGCTGGAGGAAGTCAGGTTCGAGGGCGGGGACGATAAACGGTCGTGCATCGTGCGCCAACCTCTTCAATACGCCGGTGGCTCGCAATCGCCGCAGTACGGCGGGCGGCACTGCGCGACTCATGATCGTAGACGTCCGCGTGCTGTCGACACCGTCGGTGGTCGCCGAATAGGCCACCACCCGGCTGTGGGCGTCCTCGATGGTCACCGGTGCGCCGAGAGCTGCCGCAAGAGCATCGGCCATCGCAAACAGATCCTGCTGCGCAGTCGATTCCGGCTTCGACCCCAGCTCATCGCGATCCACCAGGCTGTGTACGAGCCAGACGAGGTGGGACCATTCGGCTTGCGCGGCAAGCTCAGCCAAACTGATGCCCAGTTCCTGGCAGAGCGCACCCGTGGCCGCCGAGGCAACTCGGCGAACAACCACCACCCCAGCCCCGGCGGACGCGGCAAGGGCCACCACTTCCGCCTGGTGCTCGGACGTCGTCGCACCCGCCGCCGCGATCAACGAACCACGGTGCGGTTGTGCCGAATCGCCGTGAAAGTGAACTGAAGAAACCGAGGTGCGGCGGCCGTATGAGACGACCTCGACCACGCCCGCGGCCGCCAACTCACTGAGGTCCACGCCACCGGTCACGGGCTTCATTGTACGAATGTCATCGAAACCGGCTGAAGCGTTGTTCGGCTCGTACAGTGATCCGGAGATGGTAAGGCTGCACCATAGATTCATGAATGGTCGTCAGTTCGGACATCAGCAGCGGGTGGCTGTTATCGGCGCGGGCATGGTGGGTCTTTGCACTGCGTGGTACTTGCAGGAACGTGGCGTCGACGTGACCGTGATCGATGCCGACGGTGTGGCGGCCGGCTCGAGTTGGGGCAATGCCGGATGGCTGACGCCCAGTATCGCGACTCCGCTGCCGGAGCCCGCGGTCCTCAAGTACGGCGTGCGCGCTCTGGTGAGTCACGCCTCGCCCGTTTATGTTCCGCCCTCTGCCGATCCGCGGCTGATCCGCTTTCTTCTGCAGTTTGTGCGTAACAGCACTGCGGCACGGTGGCATAAGGCGATGCAGGCGTTGATCCCGCTCAATAGGGACGCACTGGCCGCCTTCGATGAGATGGAAGTGGAGCTGGCGGAGAAGTCCGCTCCCGCTGCGCCGTTCATCGCGGCGTACCGGACCACCGCGGACCGCAAGACGCTTCTGGATGAGTTCGACGAGATCCGGGCAGCGGGGCAGAACGTGAACTTCGAGATTCTCGATGGTGACACCGCCCGGGCGGAGGAGCCTGCGTTGTCGTCGGAAGTGAACGCGGCGATCAAGATCCTCGACGAGCGCTTTCTCAATCCCGCCGCGTACGTGCATGCCCTCGCCGATCAGGTCCGTGCGCGTGGCGCACGAATCATCACCGGGTGCAGCGTCCACGAAATCCGTGATATCGGCTCGGCCGTCGTGGTCGCGGGCGAGCAGTTCGACGCCGCCGTGGCCGCGACCGGTGCCCGGCTGAACACGTTGCTGCGTCCGTTCGGTGTGAAGCGGTTGGTGCAAGCGGGCCGCGGATACAGTTTCACGGTCAAGGTGGACCATCTCCCGAAGGGGCCGGTGTACTTCCCCACACAGCGGGTGGCCTGTACGCCGGTGGGTGACCGGCTGCGTATCGCCGGAATGATGGAGTTCCGCGATGTGGACGCGCCGATGGATCCTCGTCGTATTCACGTGTTGCGCAACGCTGCCGGCGAACTGTTGAACGGGGCGCACCTCGACGTTCGCGAGGACGAGTGGGTAGGGGCGCGTCCATGTACGGCCGACGGTCTGCCTCTCATCGGTGGCACGGCGAGTCCCCGTGTGTTCGCCGCCGGTGGACACGGAATGTGGGGGATCACCCTCGGCCCCGTGACCGGAAAGTTGATCGCCGAGATGATCACCACGAGCCGGACACCCGAGGCCCTTCGCGCAGTAGATCCGCTTCGTTGACCAGAGAGAAGACCATGACCGAACTCACCCGTATCGCCGCTGCAGATGCTCCGGCCGCCATCGGCCCGTACGTGCAGGCGGTTGCCCACGCCGGACTGCTCTACTGTTCGGGAGCGCTGCCCATCGATCCGAGCACGGGATCGATCGACGTGACCGACGCGGCAGACCAAGCGCGCCAATGCCTGACGAACTTGACCGCGGTGTGCGCCGAAGCCGGGACTGCGTTGAAGCGCGCAGTGCGGACCACGATCTACACCACCGACCTGAGCGCTTTCGGAGCGATCAACACCGTCTACGCGGAGTTCTTCGACGGAGAGGTACCCGCCCGCACCACCATCGAAGTCGCGGCGCTGCCCATGGGCGCCACTGTCGAGATCGACGCGATCGTCGCGCTGCGCTGACCCGCCCCGAGAAGGCTGATTCACCGCGGGGGAGCCTTCTTTATCCGCGCGAGCAGGGGTGCGTACTCAGGCTCTCGACCGTAGGTTCGCGACCAGATGTGCAGTCGTTCCAGGCTCATCGCGGGTAGGCGGTGTTGGCTTTGCGCGACGATATGCAGGATGCGGTGGATGGCGGACAGGAAATCACCGCAGCCCAGGTCCACGAACACCGCTGTGCGTTCTTCGTGACTGAGTCGGGCGCCGATGCGGTCGGCCAACTCCCAAGCCAGTTGGCTTTCGGTCACTTGGATCGTGCTGCTCCGTGCCATCTGTAAAGGCCCTGTCTACCAGCCGCGTTCGGCCAAGCGGTGCGGCTGCGGGATGTCGTCGACGTTGATGCCGACCATCGCCTCGCCGAGCCCGCGTGACACCTTGGCCAGCACGTCGGGGTCGTCGTAGAACGTCGTGGCCTTCACGATGGCCGCC contains:
- a CDS encoding tryptophanase, whose product is MTESQLAWELADRIGARLSHEERTAVFVDLGCGDFLSAIHRILHIVAQSQHRLPAMSLERLHIWSRTYGREPEYAPLLARIKKAPPR
- a CDS encoding Rid family detoxifying hydrolase, translating into MTELTRIAAADAPAAIGPYVQAVAHAGLLYCSGALPIDPSTGSIDVTDAADQARQCLTNLTAVCAEAGTALKRAVRTTIYTTDLSAFGAINTVYAEFFDGEVPARTTIEVAALPMGATVEIDAIVALR